The following are encoded in a window of Paenibacillaceae bacterium GAS479 genomic DNA:
- a CDS encoding UPF0755 protein gives MQRNNHSGLDGQEPSGPARSRITLWVLLSLVTLLLLAAAGIGGYIWNGLRPAAGGESRQVVIERGMSPIEVADRLEQDGIIRNAFIFKYYLKFKEQGSSFKAGTYELSPGMEHEDIVTKLNSGETVKEETIRFTIPEGYTVLQIADKLAAEGLVDRDQFVKLADEPRIWEADAVKSIPDDSRLRHRLEGYLFPDTYELKKDSTEEDILNRMLAETDRKLAELGELDETLEQRGLTLHGLMTVASLVEREVVVDKERAAVAGVIYNRLAKPMRLQIDATVQYLLDKPKERLYEKDLEVENPYNTYRSDGLPPGPISSPSLKSIEAALNPESTEYFYYVTKKDGSSEHLFAVTYDQHLKNIRESEK, from the coding sequence ATGCAGAGGAACAATCACAGCGGATTGGATGGCCAAGAGCCCTCTGGACCGGCAAGGAGCCGGATTACGTTATGGGTATTGCTGTCGCTCGTTACCTTGCTGCTTCTAGCGGCAGCGGGCATAGGCGGCTATATATGGAACGGGCTGCGCCCTGCCGCGGGGGGCGAATCCCGCCAAGTTGTCATCGAGCGCGGGATGTCTCCCATCGAGGTTGCAGATCGGCTTGAGCAGGACGGGATTATCCGTAATGCTTTTATTTTCAAGTATTATCTGAAGTTCAAGGAACAGGGCAGTTCCTTCAAGGCTGGCACCTATGAGTTGTCTCCGGGCATGGAGCATGAGGACATCGTGACGAAGCTTAATAGCGGTGAGACGGTCAAGGAAGAAACGATCCGTTTCACGATACCGGAAGGTTATACGGTGCTGCAAATTGCGGACAAGCTTGCCGCCGAGGGATTGGTCGACCGCGATCAATTCGTGAAGCTGGCGGATGAGCCGCGCATCTGGGAGGCCGACGCAGTGAAGTCGATTCCGGATGACAGTCGACTGAGGCATCGGCTTGAGGGGTATTTGTTCCCGGATACCTATGAACTGAAGAAGGACAGCACCGAGGAGGATATTCTGAACCGGATGCTGGCCGAGACTGACCGCAAGCTTGCTGAGCTCGGCGAGCTTGATGAGACATTGGAGCAGCGCGGCCTCACCTTGCATGGGCTGATGACAGTCGCTTCACTCGTGGAGCGGGAGGTTGTCGTTGATAAGGAGCGAGCCGCCGTTGCCGGCGTTATCTACAATCGGCTGGCGAAGCCGATGCGTCTGCAAATCGATGCTACCGTGCAGTATTTGCTGGACAAACCAAAGGAGCGACTGTACGAGAAGGATCTCGAGGTCGAGAACCCATACAACACGTACCGAAGCGACGGTTTGCCGCCAGGGCCGATTAGCAGCCCGAGCCTTAAGTCGATTGAGGCAGCCCTTAATCCAGAGAGTACGGAGTACTTTTACTATGTAACCAAGAAGGACGGCTCCAGCGAGCATCTGTTTGCGGTTACGTATGATCAGCATCTCAAGAATATCCGCGAAAGCGAAAAGTAG